One segment of Brassica napus cultivar Da-Ae chromosome C3, Da-Ae, whole genome shotgun sequence DNA contains the following:
- the LOC106359778 gene encoding choline-phosphate cytidylyltransferase 2-like, whose product MASSRVVFSDLKSSPQNRKNKLYQIQTVKRLHNEWIENTYRWVTGFLEIFEEGFIRRGLQSEGVFKRGESENSQKQTGEWDEYKDERHYARIKMLKKRKRKLLKRMQKTTKSFHS is encoded by the exons ATGGCTTCCTCGAGGGTGGTCTTCTCCGATTTGAAGTCCAGCCCACAGAATAGAAAGAATAAACTTTACCAG ATCCAAACTGTAAAACGGCTGCACAACGAGTGGATAGAGAATACATATCGATGGGTCACTGGATTTCTGGAAATATTTGAAGAAGGTTTCATAAGAAG GGGACTGCAATCAGAGGGGGTATTCAAGAGAGGTGAATCAGAAAATTCCCAGAAACAAACTGGAGAATG GGATGAGTATAAAGATGAACGACACTATGCAAGGATAAAGAtgttgaagaagaggaagagaaaacTGTTAAAACGGATGCAAAAGACAACAAAATCATTTCACTCATGA
- the LOC125584200 gene encoding uncharacterized protein LOC125584200 has product MKSTVNVHHLNAFNIFSKRVRCTLITGFDITRSHLSKNGESKQQSLDGLIKEICRVKEEVVEGTMHLLSLVIIEAGRKSFKKQIVGLQDSSLLLMMPLPLLPLILAAKR; this is encoded by the exons ATGAAATCCACCGTCAATGTCCACCATCTGAATGCATTCAACATCTTTTCAAAGCGGGTTCGATGTACTCTTATCACCGGATTTGATATTACTCGGAGCCATCTTAGCAAGAACGGGGAAAGTAAACAACAGAGTTTGGATGGTCTGATCAAAGAAATTTGTAG GGTgaaagaagaagttgtagaaGGAACAATGCATCTTCTGTCCCTGGTGATCATTGAGGCTGGAAGAAAGAGCTTTAAGAAGCAAATTGTGGGGTTGCAGGACTCAAGCTTGCTGTTGATGATGCCGCTACCATTACTCCCTCTGATCTTGGCTGCAAAAAG ATAA
- the LOC106383707 gene encoding uncharacterized protein LOC106383707: IFIFLYYLLFDDKASVSILLYYFNHQADFQKLSFFVYVSLQKDCEELAATVMTIVDCVVNKTQEKIELSTDVLKGILRHVVEGVEEISWPPRNPKAINQMEMVCTQTGKEGELNEGFLSEVSAQLRQAKGDKDKPGLAGKLQKVLQLYPATILSKHSYTKKGNEVVKEEHFLETLIKAPEEQWNKFFLEGLTLGKVEVTSDELSAVFKLGLNQMIIQLFDPEGGSYQKRILIEYLKGIESRANGIIKLLQG, encoded by the exons atctttatttttctttattatttattatttgatgaCAAGGCAAGCGTTTCTATTCTTCTTTATTATTTCAATCATCAAGCAGACTTTCAAAAGCTCTCTTTTTTCGTTTATGTCTCTTTGCAGAAGGATTGTGAAGAGTTAGCTGCAACTGTGATGACCATAGTTGACTGCGTTGTGAATAagactc AGGAGAAGATAGAGTTGTCTACTGATGTTCTGAAAGGGATATTAAGACATGTTGTGGAAGGAGTGGAAGAAATTTCATGGCCTCCAAGAAATCCTAAAGCTATCAATCAAATGGAAATGGTGTGTACACA AACGGGAAAAGAAGGGGAATTAAACGAAGGGTTTCTTTCAGAAGTTAGTGCTCAGCTACGGCAG GCAAAAGGAGATAAAGACAAACCAGGGCTTGCGGGTAAGCTTCAAAAAGTTCTACAACTCTATCCTGCTACGATCCTCTCCAAGCATAGCTACACAAAGAAAG GGAACGAAGTTGTAAAGGAGGAGCATTTTCTGGAAACTCTGATCAA AGCTCCTGAGGAACAATGGAACAAGTTTTTCTTAGAAGGATTAACACTCGGGAAAGTTGAAGTAACGTCTGATGAGCTTTCTGCTGTC TTTAAATTGGGTTTAAACCAGATGATAATACAATTGTTTGATCCG GAAGGAGGTTCATACCAGAAGCGAATCTTGATCGAGTATCTCAAAGGGATCGAGTCCAGAGCAAATGGAATTATAAAATTACTTCAGGGTTAA